The sequence GGATACTATGCTTCGCATAAATATGGCTCCTTACGGACCTTCAAAGGCTGGGCATGAGGCTTTGGTTTCTACAATGGCAAAAGAACTTGAGGGCACTGGAGTAACAGCAAATGTGCTAGTTCCAGGAGGGCCTGTAAATACTAATTTATTACCCCCAGACACGGATTTCGATAGGAATAAATTAATACAGCCCGATGTTATGAAAGCTCCTGTGGTGTGGCTTGCCTCAGATGCTTCAAATGAAATCAATGGACAACGTTTTATTGCATACGACTGGGACGAATCACTTCCACTTCAAGAGCGGATAGCGAAGGCAGCTGCTCCTGCTGCATGGCCCCAGCTTGGTGGGCAGGCTGTGTACCCTGCCTAACTAGCGCCTGCTGGTGGTTGAGTTGCAGCTACTGAGGCTTCACTTGGCACAAATTCCTCTTCTACGAACTTCGCTTCGTACGGCAGGAGCTTGCAATCTGATGGCTCCGCAACGAGCCAGACATCGTCGCCTCGTTGCAGCCCTTGATTAGGGTGCACGAATGCGCGTATCAGCTCGCCTGCTGACTCTACGCGGCAGTCTATAGAGTCTCCAAGGAAAACCATAGTTTCTATTTTCCCTTGGATTGCATTATCTTTCGCATTTTTTGTAGCCTTCACGATGATATTTGCAGGGCGAATAGCAAGCGAAACTTTGTCATTAACATTAAGCGAATCAACCGCAGTGCAGAGGATCTCACCTTGTGGTGTGTTCACTTTTGCAACACCTCTGCTGCTACTTACTAAAGTGCCTTCGAGTAAATTTGTTGTACCGATAAACTCTGCTGTAAATCTTGAAACGGGAGTAGAGTATATTTCTTTAGGGCTACCAAGCTGAACGATTTCGCCATCACGCATCACAGCAATTTGATCTGAAAGAGTTAATGCTTCAAGCTGATCATGTGTGACAAAGATAGTCGTAATATTCAATCGTTCCGTCAAGGTTTTTAATTCAACTCGCATCTCATCACGAAGTTTTGCATCTAAATTGGATAAAGGCTCATCTAGTAACAGAGCCTTAGGCTGTCGAACAAGAGCGCGTGCTAAGGCGAGGCGTTGCTGCTGGCCTCCTGATAATTGAGGTGCAGGGCGATTCTCTAGTCCATCGAGGCGCACTAAACTGAGTGCCTCTAGGACACGCTCTCTCACTTGGGATTTAGGTAGTTTCCCTTTACCTCTCGATATAGGAAAGGCGACATTATCGAATACATTCATATGAGGCCAAATTGCGTATGACTGAAACACCATTCCTATTGGACGCTGATGAGCAGGCACATAACCGTTACCGTCGGACGAAACGACAATCATGTCGTCTATGGCAATTTCGCCTCCATCGGCTTTTTCAAGACCTGCAATACAACGCAATGTTGTTGATTTTCCGCAGCCAGAAGGTCCTAATAAAGTGAAAAATTCGCCTTCCTCTACGTTAAATGAAACTTCTCTCACCGCATTTACAGCTCCTTCATCAGTGCTATAACGCTTGACTAAATTTGATACACGTACTGCAGTTGCCATAGATTCCCCCTACCCTTGCTCTTTCGTTAGCCGTAAAGTAAGCAGCCTTGCTGTAACAACAATTGTGCTCATTATCATCATAAGAATAATACCTAGTGCTGCAGCCTCATCAGAGCGGCCATTTTCCCAGGCTGCCCACGAAATTACTGACAATATTTGACTATCTCTGGTGCTAATCAGTAATGCCATTGATAGTTCTCTGCCACTATGTATTGCTACCCAAAGCCATCCGGCTACAAGTGAAGGCACAAGTAGTCGCAAAGTTATTTGCCGAAACACCGTAAACCAACCAACCCCGCTCACTGCACCAGCCTCTTCTAGCTCCTTATGAAGTTGAAACATAGCTCCATTTGTAGTTCGTGTTCCATATGCGAGGAATCGTGATACGTGAACGAGCATTATCAGCCAAATTGTTCCATAAAGCGGGATCCAGTCTATCCAAAGTGCCATGAGCAAAAAGGCTAGCCCAAAGACAATACTAGGAGCGGTAAATGGAACGAATGCAAGTGCATCTAATATTCCGCGCCCTCTGACACTAGAGCGCACAACAACCCAAGAAACCATTGCAGACAACAGTACTGTGGCTATTGGAACTACAGCAATTAATAGCAAAGAGTTCTTGAGACCTATCCAAAACGCACTTTGCTTGAATAAACCACGGTATGCATCAAGGCTCGCGCCTTCAAATGCTGCTATTGAAGGGGGGCGGAAATACGGCTGCGTGCTTGCGTACAAAAGTATTACTGTTGGCAGCAAAACCATTAATAAGAAGTAAGCAATAATTGCAGTACCAGCCCATTTTCTCCAAGGACCAAGATCTATTCTTCGCGGCCTATAGCCCTTGCCTGTGATCGTAGCGAATCGCTGTTGGACTCGTGTCACACGATGGTAATAATAGATACCAACGACTCCTATCAAAGCTGCAACAGTACCTAGGCTCGTTGCTAAACCATAATCACGGGGTACTTGGCTTGTAGCCAGATATATTCTTGTTGCAAAGACGTGAATACCTCCAGGCATTCCTAGAATTGCCGGAATCTCGAATATCCCAATCGTTGCAGTTCCAATAAATATAGTCACTCCTAGTAATCCTGGAAGCATAACGGGCAGTGTCACTCTGCGCAGTGTGGTCAATGTATTTGCTCCCGAAGTAGCTGCCGCTTCTTCAAGAGATGGATCCATGCTTCTAAAAAGCCCAACTACCATCAAGAAAATAGTAGGGGTTAAACGTAAGCCTTCGACAAATACTAGCGTTATGAGTGAGTAAGGTGTGAATATTCCTTTGTCCCAGTCAAGCCATTGCGTGAATGGAATGTTGAATACGCCAGTTCTTGGATTGAGGAGAAAAACCCACGTCATTGCGAATAAAATTGGAGGCATGCCTGCAGTAATGATCGCCACAACGAAGGCAAAGTTCCTCATCGGCGCATTAGTACGTTCTACTACCCATGCCAAGCTGACGCCAAGGATTAGTCCAAATATTACAGAACCAATGCCAAATACTGCAGTGTTAAGCAGAAGGCTATATGTAGATTCATCGAGGAATGCTTTTCTGTAATGCTCTAAGGTAAAAGAGCCAGGCTCCATATCAGCGGGGCCTACGCTCCAAAGGCTGTAGAACAAAAGAATTGCTAAGGGCGCAATTACCAGAAAGGCTAGAATTAAACCAAGTCCCCCAAACAGTATTAAGTATTGGGGTTCAAGACTACGAATCTTTTCTGGAATTAATTTCCTTGCAACAGCGACAACAGCAGCCAATCGTGCCTCCCGGAGTATCAAGATATTATGAGGGGCTCTTTCAACGAAGAGCCCCTCATATGCCTATGCCATATTAGCTAGTAGGTATACCAAGTACTTCTCGGTATGTCTTCTGGAGACGCTTAAAGTTATCAGCCATTTCTATGCCTGTGTAACCAATCTTAAGGTCCATCTTGGACATGCGTACACCCATCAAGTCACCTGAAGCTGGGTCCATGCTTGTACCTGGCTGGACTTTGACTCGAACTGGAATTCCTTGGTTAACATTATTCAGCCAGCGAAGGAACAGTTTTCCGCCTGGAGGGTTGGGTCCCTTGGCGACAGCACCTATCAACCATTGCTCAATCGCGTTAGGTGTAACAGGAGCCATGTCTACAGGCGCTCCTTTTTGTATGGCGTTACCTATTGATGCGATATTTACATCTGGGCTGATTGGGAATTCTCCGCTTGAAACAGCGTTACCCACTGTAGTGTTTCCGTGCATGATTGCCGGTTTCTGGGCCTTTAATTTGCCTAAATACTCTACAATTTCTGCTTCGGTCCAAAGGTTAGGGAATTTGCCGTTGTACTCAGGAAGATCGGTCAAGTAGATAAATCCTTTCAACCGGTCCTCTAGAACCATTTGGCCTTTCCACTTTGGATCAAGCAAGTCCTCATAAGTTTGAGGAACTTCGTCCGCATTTATGACGTCAGTGTTGTACATAACACCGTGAGCCAGCGGAAGATATAGTGTTGCAGCTCCATCACCGTATCGAGCTAGTTTATCAACACCAATGTCGTCAAAAATATCTGTGCTGTCCGCAAAAATATTCTGATCTAATAGTCGACTGTCTCGACCGGGGTCGGCAACATCAGCAGTAATCTTACCTGCCTTGTTCTCTAGCAAGAGCCCTTCTGTTACCTCACTTGTGCTTTTAGTCGTAAGTTCGACTTTCAAGCCTGGGTACTGAGCCTCAAAAGCTTCAACTATTGGCTCTCCTTGCGCTGCTCGCGTAGGAAATACCCATGCAATTTTTCCGCTATTAGTAGCGAGAGCATCCTTGTAAAGCTGCTCTTCCAATGATAATTGCGGAGCAGCTGTTGCCGTAGCCACTGGCTTTGGCGTTGGCGTTGGGTCAGAACCGCATGCTGCCAAAATTGGTAGCGCAACGGCAATTAGGAACAATAAACCAATCTTTCTCACGACCAGCCTCCCTGGGGCGAGCCATTTATATGTATACAAAGGCTCCTGAAAGTGGCGCAAAAGTAACCTTAACTAGCAGATACGTCAAGCCTTTAGAAGTAAAGTCCTCTTAAATATGCGAAAAACAGTTCAAAATCATTTAAGATGAACGAAATATGATGGAGGCTGCTATGGGGATCATCGATGCGGATGCACATGTAATAGAAATTGATCAGACCTGGGATTATATGGACCCCTCCGAGCGTCAATACAAACCCGGCACTGCCTTCCAAACTTTAGATTCGGGTGAAGTGCTGAAATTCTGGGTTGTTGGAGGTCGAGCAATACGAACTCCATGGCCAGGAGGCGGAACTGAAGGTGAAAAGGCATTTGGAGTATTTGTCGGTAACGTTCCTCTTACTATCGAATCTAAATACATGTTAGATGTACAGGCAAGAGTTAAACATATGGATGAAATGGGAACTGATATACAAGTTCTTTACCCATCTATGTGGACCGGGCCGATAACAAAAAACCCAGCAGAAGAAGTTGCAATATGTCGAAGCTATAACAGATGGATGGCTGATATTTATGCAGAAGGCAAAGGGCGCTTTCGCTGGACAGCTGTTGTACCAGTATTGAATATAGAGGAGGCAATTAAGCAACTAAAATATTCAAAGGAAAATGGTGCCGTTGCTGTAAATCTCAGAGGCGTTGAGATAGGGAATAGGCTTATTAATGATCCATATTTTTTCCCTTTGTATGAAGCGGCAGGGGACTTGGATATGCCGATTTGCCCTCATTCGGGCACCGGTAGTTTTGAGCTTGACAGCATATTCGGGGGAAGCACATTAACTGCTTATGAACGAAATAAATTTAGTGGTCTTTCAGCTTTTCATACTTTGATGATGACTTCTTTGCCCTCAAAATTCCCAAAAACAAAATGGGGGATTATTGAGTTTAGTGCCGACTGGATCCCGTACTTACTTAATGATTTGGAACGAAGGATTGTTAGGCGAGGTGATAAAATGAGCGCTGAGCCTTTAGTTGAAAATAATATTTGGGTTACCATTCAACTCAATGATGACTTGCAGCATATTGATAAATATGTTGGGGATAATAGATTGGTTATCGGCACAGATTACGGGCATGCCGACTCAGCAACTGAGATTTATGCCTTAAAAACTTTCGAAAAAGACGATAGGCTTAACATAGCTAGTAGAGAACGTATATTGTGGGATAACCCTAAAGAACTTTATTCTATAAATTAAATGAAGGTGACAGGAGTGCTATGCCAGTAATTGACGCTGATACACATGTGGATGAAACTGAAGCTACTTGGGATTATTTGTCGCAGCAATCGCCCAAATACGTCCCCGCAACTATGGAGCCACCAGCTGAAGAAAAATCACGGTCTGGTTTGAGTGCTTCACGGAGCCGTTTTTGGCTTGTGGAAGGTCGGATACAGGTACGTGCTATTCGAGATGATATCCACCATCCTGCACGCCCACGACGCGAGCTTGAAGATCTTGAAGGCAGAATTGCAGATATGGACAAAATGGGGGTAGACATCCAAGTTCTATTCCCTACTTTTTTTATCCGCTACGTTGCCCAGAATCCTCTACCTGAAGCTGAACTTGCAAAATCCTATAACAGATGGATCGCTGAAAGATGCGCTAAGACAAATGGGAGAATGCGTTGGGCTGCTGTATTACCGTGGCTCGATGCTGATGCGGCTATTAAAGAGCTTGAATGGGCGAAAGCAAATGGGGCATGCGGCATTTTTAAACGCGGATATGACCTTAATTTGCCTGTGAGTGACTCTCATTTTCACCCAATCTACCAAGCTGCTAATGATCTTGATCTGCCTTTGTGTATTCACACCGGACATCCAGGAAGTGATTGGGACCGAGGCTTTCCAATAATAGCTTCGTTCCTCTCAGTACTTAGTGCGGGCCTGCCTGACAAATTCCCTACTCTTCGTTTTGGATTTATCGAAGCAGGCGCTTCATGGATACCGTATGCCATTTCTCAATTAGCGATGAGGGAAAGAAGCGAGCGTCATCATGAAGAAGTTTTGACGACAGAGCTCTCAAAAGATCTATTCAAAAAGAATCGGCTCTTTGTCACTGTTGACCCTGTTGATGACATAGAGCGATTGCTGGAGTTTGATACAGCAAGCAATTTGATGATTGGCACTGATTATAGCCACTCTGACGCATCTGCAAATCTTACTGCTCTTGGAGAAGTTAAGCGCTGGGAAGCGGCAGGGAAAATTGATGCTACTGTTGCTAGTGCGATTCTAGAGACTAATCCACAGAATTTTTATGGGCTGTAAATAATACAGCCCGTAAAAATTAAGCCTCTGCTATTTCAGCTACTTTGAAGCCATAGAAGCGTTGTGCATTTTTGTGCAGTATTTTTTCTTTTTCGGCAGCAGTCATATCAGTCTCTAGGACTTCTTCGATTTCATGCCTAACGCTTTCGCGATTCACTTCATGTGGGAAGTCTGATGAATATAAAAATGCTTCTGGTCCAGCAACTTTTACAGCGTAAGGTAATGCGAATTCGCCTCCTTCACAGCCGACAAAAACTCTACCTTCCTGAGTCTGGCGAATAGCGTATTCGAAAATCGATTCACCATCGCGGAGGCGTATGTATTTCGATTCAGGATCGAATGGAATATGCGTTGCCCAGGATTCAGCTAATCTTTCGAGACACAGCAGAAACCAGGACACCCCTCCTTCTAGGAATCCTATTTTTACGCCTGGGAACTTGTCGTATATCCCATTCATGAGGATACCGGCAAAGGAAATCATGATTCCGAAAGGATGGCCGAGGCCATGCACAGCGGGGTATATGTTCATGTGATCTAAGCCCATCCCACTATGACATCCACCATGGACACCTAATGCACAGCCAAGACGTTCTGCCTCTTCGTAGATAGGCCAGTACTCAGGAGAGCCTAGATGGGACTTAAGGCCCGTCGATGGTAGCATCGCACCGGGCATTCCAAGCTCTTCAACTGCGTATCGCAACTCTTTAACTGCAGCAGCCGGATCCTGCATTGGTATCAAGGCCATGCCTTTGAATCTCGGATCAACGCTCATATATGCGCTGTGGACCCATTCGTTATAAGCCCTGCATACTGCAATAGCCCAATCAATGGACGCTATTTTTCCGTACGCCAATGCAGAGGTTGGGTACAGTACAGTTGCACTAATACCTGCAGATGACATAAAGCTTTTCCAGCCTTCAGTCCCGCTTCGCTCGAAAGATCCTGGTGGAAGTTCAAAGAGCGACGCAGAGTGCAAATGATCCAGAGGTGGAAATAATTTTTGCTCCGCAAAGGGCCCACGTTCTTTGTAGCCTTTTGGCATATATTCACTAATGCCTTCAGCATCCTCAAAAAGATGTCCGTCCGCATCTATAATTGTTTCGAGATCTGTTGCCATATCACCCTCTCTTTCTCTTCTTGAGTATAGGCGAGAAATTCCTGTAATGCTAACTCACTATAGTGTTAGTGAGATAAAGATAACACCTGAAACTACTGCAAGTGCTCCTAGCCAGATACGTTTATCAGCGACTTCAAACTGTCGCGCGATGAATTGAGAAAAACCAATGGCGATTAATGGGGCAAGCGCAACAATTGGTGATATTGCAGTGATAGGAGCACGGCTAGCAGCCCCATAAAATAAAAATATCCCAAGAGACATAGAGGTTCCGCCAAGCACTAATTTCCAGATTCGGTTGCGTGGAATTAATTTAATTTCCATACGGAATTTAGGTACAGCCATAATCGATAAAATCAGCGCTCCAATACCAAAAACCAACGACGCAGCAACTAATGGAGTTGTAACATCTGTCACTATTTTTTTAATTAAAACACTAACCAAGCCGTACGTGAACATGGCACCAATAGCGGCAGAAATACCTTGGGAGGTCTGGCTGATATGAGCGTCTTCTGCAACCCCTGCCCCTGCTCCCTCGTTCGCGATTATTGCAATCCAGATAGCCCCACCTACGCATCCAACCATGCCTAAGAGTAAGCCTATGCTTAGACTTTCTCCAAGCCACAGAACTGCTACCGTAGCGGCTACCGCAGGATTTGCAGAGACAATAGTATTACCTTTTGATACCCCAATTCTGCGCATAGATTGGAAAAGGAGTAGTCTGCCAATTGGGTAGTTGATTGCCGCAGTGAATACAATAAAACCCCAACCGCTAAGGCTGATTCTTTCTATTTCGGTTGAGTAGCTCGGCGATGCAGCGATAATAAGAATAGCTGCTCCTACTACCATGGAAACTACAGTCCCTGTAACTACAGGAGTATTGACCAGCCCGAGCCGGGCCACTGCTGAACCAAAACCAAATGCAGTAGCGGTACCCAAGGCAAAAATTACTCCGATAAACTCAGGACTCATTCGCGCTCTTAGTGAATCCCATAAAACTCCGAAGGGTTGTCATTGATTATCTTGTTAGTGGTAGAAGCGCTCAGATCAGATCTTGCCTGGAGTATCGACAAAGCTTCTAGCTCTGCCGATTGGTCTGCATGAGAATAATCAGACCCGATGATTAAGTGCTCGTCACCAGTGTAGTTCATGATGTACGGCAAATCTTCATGAGTTTCACAAGCGACATAGAATCTTCCTTTTTTAACTAAATCTTTTGAGTAATCGAAATTACTCATCCATTGGACGCGAGCATGCAACGCCTCAAGTTCTGCTATCGCATATGGCACCCAGGAGGACAATGTTTCTATGAAACCGACACGTAGTTTGGGGAATTTGTTAGGTATTTGATCTCGTATTAATGAAATAAATGCGTCAATAGGAGAGAGTCGAAAATTATACATGGTCAGGTGAGATGCAAGTGTATCTCCAATAGCAGGATCATGGGCTGCAGTGTGAATACATATCGGTAAATTTAAAAACTGAGCATGCTCATAGAGTGGGAAAAAATACGGATCACTTGCTGATCTTCCGACTTCCACGCCCCGTTTGAACACGCCACATGCCCCGTTATTCTTTCCCCACTCTAGCTCCTCAATGCATCTATCCATGCTTAACATGGGAGGAACTACAACCCAACGCAGTCTTCCGTCGCTTTCACGTGACTTTTCCCCCATCCATCTGTTGTACGATCTGCATAACGCGTACTCAATTTCTGCTTTTGTTGTGAAAGTAGTTAGGAATAAAGTCGGGTACATCACCTGAATATCAACATTGAGCTGATCCATTTGCTTTAGACGTGCAGCAACGTCATGTAATTCTCTCGTCTGCTCCGTAGTTCCTGTTCTTACATCATCTCGTATTCGCCTAATACGAAGTGCTCCATCTATATTCCAATACCTAGTGTAGCCTGGAGGTGCGTTTACGCCCTCAAGGTTATTTTCTCCAGGAGAAACAGTAAGCGGCCTGTATTGTTCGTGCTCAGGTAACAAGAAAGACCAGGTCTCGTCGTTTTCATCAACATGTGTATCAGCGTCAATAATTGGCATAGCCATTTCACCTCTTGCCATCTATATTGGTAACTTCATTTGCGATTTTAGGATCCAACCCATACGTATTGATGGCAGCAGCATCCGTAATATACCCGTTCATTAAGTCATTGATTACTGCTTTTTGGGGACGTAATTTAGGGTCACCTACTCCTCCTGCACCGCTTGTAAGCGCTTGAACAATATCACCTTCACGAACAAGGACATTCGATATCAAACCTGTATAGATTTCCTCTCTAGTAGTGCCAGGGTTAATGACAACCCCCCCTGCGGTTCCACTGTGCCCACCAGATACACCTTGCGGAGGGAGTAAGTTTCTGGGGTTCCCTCCCGCGTAACGACTTTCTTCATGAACCCTGTATTCACGTACCAGTCCATTACCACCACGATAAAGACCAGCTCCTCCTGAGTCTGGAATGATGCGGAATTTAGTTACTTCTATATTGAACTCTGATTCTATGATTTCAATGCTCGTAAACTTAGACCCCCCACTTGCAGAATGGGCAGTACCAGTCCAGCCATCTCCACCTTCGTACGCACCATTTCCTGAGCGAAGTAACTCATACTGAACATACTTGCGCCCTTTGTTTAGTGCAGTACTGCCGAAAACGACCATACTAGGCGGTGCGTTATGAGCGACAATAGGCTTACCTGCAAGCTGCGAAATTGCCTCAAACAACACGTCTTCAACCACTGGTATTGTCATTGAATAAAATCCTGTAGGTGCAGGGAATGTGGGGTTCACAATTGAGCCTTCACGAAAAACCCATTCAATTGAGTTTTCAACGCCGCTATTTCCGGGGATTGTAGGGTCAATCATTGCTATTAAAGCAAAATGGGCCATTCCATGAATGAATGGAGGACGTACATTTATGGGTCCTAAGCTTTGGTCATCTGATCCACTGAAATCAATTACAACACGGTCATTTTTCTTCTGAACTGCAACATGAATTCTTACAGGTCTATTCCTATTTACAATATCGTCAACGAAACCTTCTGCTTCAAATATTCCATCATGCCATTGACTTATAGCGCTTTTCACTCTTGTTTCCGTTCTGTTGGCTGTCTTCTCAAAAGCATCAAGGACTACAGCTTTTCCAAAAGTAGCCATTAATTCCTTGATTCGCTTAGCGCCTATCGAGTACATAGCCCCTGCTTGCGCA is a genomic window of Dehalococcoidia bacterium containing:
- a CDS encoding amidohydrolase is translated as MATDLETIIDADGHLFEDAEGISEYMPKGYKERGPFAEQKLFPPLDHLHSASLFELPPGSFERSGTEGWKSFMSSAGISATVLYPTSALAYGKIASIDWAIAVCRAYNEWVHSAYMSVDPRFKGMALIPMQDPAAAVKELRYAVEELGMPGAMLPSTGLKSHLGSPEYWPIYEEAERLGCALGVHGGCHSGMGLDHMNIYPAVHGLGHPFGIMISFAGILMNGIYDKFPGVKIGFLEGGVSWFLLCLERLAESWATHIPFDPESKYIRLRDGESIFEYAIRQTQEGRVFVGCEGGEFALPYAVKVAGPEAFLYSSDFPHEVNRESVRHEIEEVLETDMTAAEKEKILHKNAQRFYGFKVAEIAEA
- a CDS encoding DMT family transporter, which encodes MSPEFIGVIFALGTATAFGFGSAVARLGLVNTPVVTGTVVSMVVGAAILIIAASPSYSTEIERISLSGWGFIVFTAAINYPIGRLLLFQSMRRIGVSKGNTIVSANPAVAATVAVLWLGESLSIGLLLGMVGCVGGAIWIAIIANEGAGAGVAEDAHISQTSQGISAAIGAMFTYGLVSVLIKKIVTDVTTPLVAASLVFGIGALILSIMAVPKFRMEIKLIPRNRIWKLVLGGTSMSLGIFLFYGAASRAPITAISPIVALAPLIAIGFSQFIARQFEVADKRIWLGALAVVSGVIFISLTL
- a CDS encoding ABC transporter ATP-binding protein, with protein sequence MATAVRVSNLVKRYSTDEGAVNAVREVSFNVEEGEFFTLLGPSGCGKSTTLRCIAGLEKADGGEIAIDDMIVVSSDGNGYVPAHQRPIGMVFQSYAIWPHMNVFDNVAFPISRGKGKLPKSQVRERVLEALSLVRLDGLENRPAPQLSGGQQQRLALARALVRQPKALLLDEPLSNLDAKLRDEMRVELKTLTERLNITTIFVTHDQLEALTLSDQIAVMRDGEIVQLGSPKEIYSTPVSRFTAEFIGTTNLLEGTLVSSSRGVAKVNTPQGEILCTAVDSLNVNDKVSLAIRPANIIVKATKNAKDNAIQGKIETMVFLGDSIDCRVESAGELIRAFVHPNQGLQRGDDVWLVAEPSDCKLLPYEAKFVEEEFVPSEASVAATQPPAGAS
- a CDS encoding amidohydrolase yields the protein MAMPIIDADTHVDENDETWSFLLPEHEQYRPLTVSPGENNLEGVNAPPGYTRYWNIDGALRIRRIRDDVRTGTTEQTRELHDVAARLKQMDQLNVDIQVMYPTLFLTTFTTKAEIEYALCRSYNRWMGEKSRESDGRLRWVVVPPMLSMDRCIEELEWGKNNGACGVFKRGVEVGRSASDPYFFPLYEHAQFLNLPICIHTAAHDPAIGDTLASHLTMYNFRLSPIDAFISLIRDQIPNKFPKLRVGFIETLSSWVPYAIAELEALHARVQWMSNFDYSKDLVKKGRFYVACETHEDLPYIMNYTGDEHLIIGSDYSHADQSAELEALSILQARSDLSASTTNKIINDNPSEFYGIH
- a CDS encoding amidohydrolase, whose amino-acid sequence is MGIIDADAHVIEIDQTWDYMDPSERQYKPGTAFQTLDSGEVLKFWVVGGRAIRTPWPGGGTEGEKAFGVFVGNVPLTIESKYMLDVQARVKHMDEMGTDIQVLYPSMWTGPITKNPAEEVAICRSYNRWMADIYAEGKGRFRWTAVVPVLNIEEAIKQLKYSKENGAVAVNLRGVEIGNRLINDPYFFPLYEAAGDLDMPICPHSGTGSFELDSIFGGSTLTAYERNKFSGLSAFHTLMMTSLPSKFPKTKWGIIEFSADWIPYLLNDLERRIVRRGDKMSAEPLVENNIWVTIQLNDDLQHIDKYVGDNRLVIGTDYGHADSATEIYALKTFEKDDRLNIASRERILWDNPKELYSIN
- a CDS encoding extracellular solute-binding protein — its product is MRKIGLLFLIAVALPILAACGSDPTPTPKPVATATAAPQLSLEEQLYKDALATNSGKIAWVFPTRAAQGEPIVEAFEAQYPGLKVELTTKSTSEVTEGLLLENKAGKITADVADPGRDSRLLDQNIFADSTDIFDDIGVDKLARYGDGAATLYLPLAHGVMYNTDVINADEVPQTYEDLLDPKWKGQMVLEDRLKGFIYLTDLPEYNGKFPNLWTEAEIVEYLGKLKAQKPAIMHGNTTVGNAVSSGEFPISPDVNIASIGNAIQKGAPVDMAPVTPNAIEQWLIGAVAKGPNPPGGKLFLRWLNNVNQGIPVRVKVQPGTSMDPASGDLMGVRMSKMDLKIGYTGIEMADNFKRLQKTYREVLGIPTS
- a CDS encoding hydantoinase B/oxoprolinase family protein is translated as MTTDVITEEVIRARIDGIMREMQAAVMRTGFSTIIRESHDFSAGITDKKGATVGQHAALLQHRGAYPDCVRGILEFYSIEEMRDGDCFLASHPYYSGSPHPNDMVVVSPVVFEDEVVAFCSSMGHKSDIGGQSPGSRNALARDIFGEGLVIAPVLFQREREPVPEVAQFLIANSRTPDLVIGDLNAQAGAMYSIGAKRIKELMATFGKAVVLDAFEKTANRTETRVKSAISQWHDGIFEAEGFVDDIVNRNRPVRIHVAVQKKNDRVVIDFSGSDDQSLGPINVRPPFIHGMAHFALIAMIDPTIPGNSGVENSIEWVFREGSIVNPTFPAPTGFYSMTIPVVEDVLFEAISQLAGKPIVAHNAPPSMVVFGSTALNKGRKYVQYELLRSGNGAYEGGDGWTGTAHSASGGSKFTSIEIIESEFNIEVTKFRIIPDSGGAGLYRGGNGLVREYRVHEESRYAGGNPRNLLPPQGVSGGHSGTAGGVVINPGTTREEIYTGLISNVLVREGDIVQALTSGAGGVGDPKLRPQKAVINDLMNGYITDAAAINTYGLDPKIANEVTNIDGKR
- a CDS encoding amidohydrolase, translated to MPVIDADTHVDETEATWDYLSQQSPKYVPATMEPPAEEKSRSGLSASRSRFWLVEGRIQVRAIRDDIHHPARPRRELEDLEGRIADMDKMGVDIQVLFPTFFIRYVAQNPLPEAELAKSYNRWIAERCAKTNGRMRWAAVLPWLDADAAIKELEWAKANGACGIFKRGYDLNLPVSDSHFHPIYQAANDLDLPLCIHTGHPGSDWDRGFPIIASFLSVLSAGLPDKFPTLRFGFIEAGASWIPYAISQLAMRERSERHHEEVLTTELSKDLFKKNRLFVTVDPVDDIERLLEFDTASNLMIGTDYSHSDASANLTALGEVKRWEAAGKIDATVASAILETNPQNFYGL
- a CDS encoding iron ABC transporter permease, which produces MAAVVAVARKLIPEKIRSLEPQYLILFGGLGLILAFLVIAPLAILLFYSLWSVGPADMEPGSFTLEHYRKAFLDESTYSLLLNTAVFGIGSVIFGLILGVSLAWVVERTNAPMRNFAFVVAIITAGMPPILFAMTWVFLLNPRTGVFNIPFTQWLDWDKGIFTPYSLITLVFVEGLRLTPTIFLMVVGLFRSMDPSLEEAAATSGANTLTTLRRVTLPVMLPGLLGVTIFIGTATIGIFEIPAILGMPGGIHVFATRIYLATSQVPRDYGLATSLGTVAALIGVVGIYYYHRVTRVQQRFATITGKGYRPRRIDLGPWRKWAGTAIIAYFLLMVLLPTVILLYASTQPYFRPPSIAAFEGASLDAYRGLFKQSAFWIGLKNSLLLIAVVPIATVLLSAMVSWVVVRSSVRGRGILDALAFVPFTAPSIVFGLAFLLMALWIDWIPLYGTIWLIMLVHVSRFLAYGTRTTNGAMFQLHKELEEAGAVSGVGWFTVFRQITLRLLVPSLVAGWLWVAIHSGRELSMALLISTRDSQILSVISWAAWENGRSDEAAALGIILMMIMSTIVVTARLLTLRLTKEQG